From the genome of Rattus rattus isolate New Zealand chromosome 6, Rrattus_CSIRO_v1, whole genome shotgun sequence:
AGAGACTGTGTGGTGGTTTCACTGCCATTTGTCATCTCTGAGTTGAGAGATTCAGCACAGGCTTTAGAAATCGAGCTTCAACAGATGGAGGCCAGAGCTTTAGGAATGATGGTGGAATTTCCAAACAAAGACTTCAGTTACCTTTTTGATTTCCCCTCACAATTTGGAAGCAGTGCTCACATCCCCAACTGTTGGAGTGCCTGCGAACGGGATTCTGAGGCTGGCAGTAGCATGCCATTTGACATAATGGAAACGTTACCCAAGACATTAGTGCAAGCAAAGGATCCATCTTTTCTAGTGctcaaattttaaatttgtatattttcagaaatattatttaaaaatggagagatACCCAAAGGGCACCTTGAGCAAATAAAGAGGTGAAGAAGAGAAATCAACATGCATATATAATGGCTTTCTCTTTATGAAAATAATCAAATGATCTTAGGATCAAGAACCCACAGCCGAACAAGATTTTCATGCATCCCTGTGTGAATTTAACCCAATAATCAAAGCATAGACAAATCCTGTAGATAGGGAAATGACTATGTCAAAAGTGAGTTAGGAGGATTTGCATCTGCGAAGAGGTGCTCTCTTATACCGAGAGTGGCAAGAACACATTCCTGTTTCATATTTGGAAAGTGGTACAGAACTGCTGAGTGTTTGGCCAGGAAAAGACTTCAGAGTAGAAGCATGGTGCCAACCCAAGTCACCATCTTCTCTATCATCATGTATGTGCTTGAGTCCTTAGTCATAATTGTGCAAAGTTGCACAACAGTTGCAGTGCTGTTCAGAGAGTGGATGCACTTTCAAAGACTGTCGCCGGTGGAAATAATTCTCATCAGCCTGGGCATTTCACATTTCTGTCTACAGTGGACATCGATGCTGTACAACTTTGGTACCTACTCTAGGCCTGTCCTTTTATTTTGGAAGGTATCGGTCGTCTGGGAGTTCATGAACATTTTGACATTCTGGCTAACCAGTTTGCTTGCTGTCCTCTACTGTGTCAAGGTCTCTTCCTTCACTCACCCCGTCTTCCTCTGGCTGAGGTTGAAAATTTTGAAACTGGTTCTCTGGTTGATATTGGGCGCACTGATAGCTTCTTGTTTGTCAATCATCCCTTCTGTTGTTAAATATCATATCCAGATGGAATTAGTCACCCTAGATCATTTACCCAAAAACAGTTCTTTGATTCTAAGACTGCAAATGTTCGAGTGGTatttttctaatcctttcaaaatgATTGGGTTTGCTGTTCCTTTCCTCGTGTTCCTGATTTCTATCATCTTACTCACAGTCTCGCTGGTCCAGCACTGGGGGCAGATGAAAcactacagcagcagcagctccagccTGAAAGCTCAGTGCACTGTTCTGAAGTCTCTcgccaccttcttcttcttcttcacatcCTATTTTCTCACTATAGTCGTCTCCTTTATTGGCACCGTGTTTGATAAGAAGTCATGGTTCTGGGTCTGCGAAGCTGTCATCTATGGTTTAGTCTGTATTCACTTCACTTCCCTGATGATGAGCAACCCTACATTGAAAAAAGCACTCAGGTTGCAGTTCGGGAGCCCAGAGTCTTCCTAAGGCAGGGAATTCAGTGAAGCCTCTGGGGTAAGGAGAGTTTGCATTGGCACAGTTCTTAGAGTGAAATGCAAACGTGGACACGAACTTCATTCCCTTTCATGTCCACAGATGGATGGATCTATAAATCATCACCAATCTTCCCTGTATTCTGACCCATTCCTTTCCTGTCCTATCCATAGTCCccaggttggttttgatttttctcatgaTCACACCAACTCTGCTTAGCTTTAGCCACCGTTGCAATATTAAACATGATCTATATGTTACAGCCAAAATCATTCTCACAATTGTCGATTGCTTCACAAATTCAGATAAATCTCCCTTCTGTCAGGAATTTATTGTCTGTGCATTCAATGCTCACCATGCTAAGCCATTCATTCCCCTTCCTAACTTGagtttaagaagaaaatgtcttaccGTTGCCCATGTCCTATTGTGCTGCTTCTGGATGTTTTATGCAGTGATTTAGACACACGCCCTTGCCTGTCTCCAAATACTGGCCCTTTATTCCTTTATAAGTCTAGTAGAAAATGAACTCGTCTTTACTTCATTGATGAAGACATTGTATTCTTCCCCAAAATAGTGTTTAACTACTCTAGTCTCATCCATAATATCCCTAAATATCAGTGATTTCAGTGAGTAAAACCTGACAACAGTTATTGCTTTGACTCTTAATTCAATTGTGCTGTAACTTAGAGGAAACATTCTAGAGCATTTCCATATTAATTTGTACTTGTAGCAAACCAAAATTCTCCCCAGTtgggtaaaaatataaaaagcacagAGTAATCAATTTTGAAATCACTCAAAAGACATCATTGTTCTAAATACGTTTTTTTAAACTTCCCTCTAACAAGTATCAGATCTTTGCCTTTACAGGGTCTGGTCTTACCATGACTGTATTTTTTCACCATGACCtattttctcttcatctctttgtTTTCACTAACTCACTAGCAACCAAATATCACATTAATAGCTAACTCTGGGCACTTATTTCTCAGTCTTTATCTATTCCAGACACTTTCAATGTATTTCTGCTAAACACAGTCACATCTCTTTTTGTGTTCTAACGACAAGGAATCATAACTTTCCAACTTTTATACATGGTAGACATATTTGGTGAACTTAACTTCTGGCTCTCTCTTTAGAAGACTGAAACTACTCCTGAAAGCAAGCCTTCTGATGGAGAAATAGATACCGGTATCGTGATTCATTGTGAAAGTGAATTCCGGTGCCGGaaaagaaatggatatttttttttctcttgagtgtGTCATTCTGACATAGCTTCCATGTGGAATCCATATTTGATACTGATAGCATGAATGTAAGTAAAGCATGAGTGTAAGTAAAGACTGCTTCCAAAACTTCGATTCAACTTTTCTCAGCAGTATCCCTGATATtgcataagaaagaaaaaacacgCTGTCCCACTTGAAGAAGGACGTGTTCCATGCAATGTGGATGTGTCCCGGGCTACACTGGCTCAACTGCAGCTGAAGGTGGGCTGGAAAATGGTATAGTTAGTAAtgtctgctgagctgtctcactggaaAGGATTCTGGGCAGAGTAAATGCAAGCAATATGGCCAAGGTCTCCTAGGAATGGGTTGTAAGCTTGTAAGGAGTTAGGTTGTAAGAGTTTGGGATCCTTTCAGAATGGATTGAGCAAGAGCCAGTGAAACTTGGATTATACCTTTGTTATTTGTATCTAAATCCAGAAGGGTCTTTGCATGTTCCAAAATCTCAGATAGCTGGAAGGAAGAAGGACTGTTCTCTTTACAAGTATATAAATAGAGAATGAGCTAAAACgaaccccctcacccccaccgtCACACACAGAAATACTATTCCAGAAACTAGGGAGTATTTTTAGTGTTCTCactattttcctttgaaaaaagTGCAATGGAAAACTTATCCATGACATACATGAGGTTGGAGTGATAAAAAcagctgaaggaagaggaagtctgaaaaaagatggaaacagaaatgatgcTTGTCCTATATATGTGTGACACCCACTAGTTCCCAAGGAAACCTTACATCCATTATCTCATTTCAAGCTGGAAGGACAAGTCAAGATCGCTCAACCGACCCAGCTGGAAAACAGACCTAAGAATGTTAAACCCATACTGATGGTTATTTCTCACTCTAAAGTCAATGCAAATGGATAGCAAACAAAGGGGCTACTTTTTAAGGGACCAGAGGGTTTCAATATAGaataagagaaaagataaaaagggaGATGCTATAGAAAAACAATAGAGAAGATGTGGCCAAGAACAAGGAAAATCTCCAGTTAGCTTGGCACTGAGGGGCCAACATGTTTCTGTTGTTCGGTCTTCAATACTATACTGCATTTGGGCTCACTATGCTTTAGTTGTGAGTGGGTTGTGCTTCCTGGAATTAAGAAAGGTCTGTGTCTAGATTTCAGGTACAAATGTTTAGAAGCCCATTGGTAGCATCAGTGAAATTAGGAAAAAACTGTGAGCACTGCTGGCTGGACTTGCAAAGTCATTCACTATCTACACATCAAATTATTAGCAACTTGAAAGTAAATCTTTGCCCATCATCCAGTGGCCCCCATGATCTTGGTGAATGACTTGTAATACTGTGGAGACTGGCAACGACGGTGAATTCCTAATAACACTTACCATAGAATCTGTTCATAATTAGACTCGCCCAGATTTTATTTGCTACAGAACAATCTTTCTCCTTTACCCACATTCCTACTAAGTAGGATGCATAGGTTCAGAAACCCCTATGGCACCGTTTGACTCCTCCTGGTAGTCAAGAGAGTCCAGTCACCAGTTTCCGAAACACCTGCCAAGTCCTAACTCCCAACAGTCTACAGTGTAAACCTCAGTGTTTGCATGAGGTTTATGTATCTCACCATTTCCTGAATGTCAATACCCGTGCACGGGATATTTGCATAGGCTGCCTCCAAGCCTGGGAAACACTCTCCTCCTCGCATTTGCTGGGTTTCACCTTTCCAGTTCAGTGTGCCCTTTAAAAGGCACTGCTTTTCTAGGCCCACCACTATTGCTGCTCATGCATGAACATCAAATCTACCACAGGCTTTTGCCTCTCAGAATTATTCCTCTTCCTACTATGTAACGTGGTATCCATGAGAACTTTGTCACATTGTCAAATTCTACCTTTGTTTTAATGTGTGCCTTTGTAATAGTGACTATGCCCAGAAATTAAATTACAGTAAGATGGGTAACAACTCTTCAATTTTggaatttataattaaataaatattatgtaatattatGACTTATTATAATGTCAATCTACTGTACCCTACTCCTACTAGGAATGCAAAGACAGATAGCAATGTGATCAGCATGTGCTCTTTCACAAGATCAAATTGTGCATGTTGCTGATGATGCCCACAGTGCATTATCTATCAGAATAtctctgatcatttttttttttttgcttttgagaagcCCCGGTTGATGCTGGGATGCTTCATAGCAGGTCCACCATAGACACATGCTTAGAGGaaagctgcctctctctcttcagtCCCAAGGAACAGTAAAAGCAGAAAAGGCTCTTGTGTTCTAAAGAACAGGAAATAGCCTGCATTTCAACTACCTCCAGTTCAGAAGGCACCGAAACACACCACCAAGCAAGACACCCCTTTACTTTCTCCTGCTTCCCTCAATTTGATGATCATTtggaaataagaagaaagaaaaagatgtggAAGCCAATTAAAAACAGTCTTGTCTATCTCCCTGGTGAGATCTCAACTTCTTAGTCAGACCAAAAtaggtgaaaaaaataataatttttaatttggtATGAGAGTCATGTTTAGGCTGAAAATCTTAAAAATCTTAGCATAAAAACATTTTCCCCTAGACCCATGAAATTTATAATATTATCTGTGGTTGAGAAAGGCTAGTTATAGAAAAATGTTTAGAATCAGAATATTTTGAgggctctttttttgttttgcctaATCATTACATTTGTTATAAGAAGTCTAAAAGTTGGTAAACTACAGATCTTGTCATATTTTCTCTGAGGTTGAGTGCCAAGTAGTCTGCATTGTGTTTAAATCCTGCTTAAAATTATCCCAAGATAATATAACTTCTCAGGAACTAAGCCAAGGGCCCCTTTCAGACTACCTTAGTCCTCTCTCACCATAGTCACCGTGGCTCATACATCAGAATCCTGAGGGAGCATCATGAAATCTAAGGCTTTACAACAGAATCTTTCTATCCCTGGTAGAAATCTTTTAACCTTGGGTTTTATTTTCATGCCATTCTGATGCTCgtgtttaaattttatgtgttttttcatATGTTCTTGCATTTCTATGGTTAAATTATGGTAacatattttcaaatgctttgtaattttaaaaagggacaaagagagatagaaagacagggaaagataGACAGAGGCTTGTCTAATACAGTCAAGAAAGAAGCTATCAAAAGTATTTAGCAATACAACATTTATGATATATTCATAACTGTTAaccatttttaatattctaaaatttcacttttgtttcagaaatgtatattaagagaatctgagaaacatttttttctcatagatctagaaaaacacacacaataagGTATAACACATTTAAgtgattgaaaataaaaacaaaagcttgcAAAAAGGAGGAAAAGTGCATTGTAGGCTTTTGACATGGAGCTGCTACTAGGACCCAGGActtgtttatcatttatttgcCAAGTCCCACAAACTCAGGGCAATACATCTCTGAGACAGTTTCCCATATTTTGATAAAACTTCCAAAATTGATCCTCAGTGTGAATTGGCTAGCTTTAATGGCAGTCATTGGATAAACAATTCCAATGCCAAATTTCCCTAAGTTGATATCTTTgattaatatgtatattaaaacatcAGGCTATCCGTCGGTGGGATCAAATACATTCTTTAGGGATCCATTCTTTTCCTTAAATTTGATTTAAATGTGGATTCTTtttacaataaataagtaaatgagcatttattttaaaactattttagaCGGAACTGAATTACAGCCAAGGTAGTCAAAATGACTGAGAATAATCACTTACATATTTACAAGGGAAAGTGACTCTTCAGATTTAAGTTTAAAATTAGAAGAGAGATAAATTTCACAAGCTTTCACTCCTAAGGCTAAAGATAGGCTGTGTAGGTAGTTATTTCTGAGCACATTGGCACATCACCATTGTCAGTACTTGAGGGTTTGAATGAAGCTCACTCAAAGAACTTGGAAAGAAGGTGGTCTTCTGACATGAATCAAGAAACAAGCTTTCCTCCCTACTTCTTCCCTAAATGCAACGACCTAAGAATTATCCACAAGATGGATGGCTCGAGTGTTCCTCAATCAATTTCAGGATGTACATCAAAGCACAGCCTATACTACACCGAAAAGGAAGTGCGTGGGTCTTAAAAAGTAAAGGGGACGTCAAAAAATTTCGCAACCAAACAAAAAGTGGCACACATTTAAGCCAGGTCTATGTTTGATCAGTTACACCTGGAGAAGGGGGGCATTTGGTCAGCTCATTCGAACACTGTCAAGTCTTACCAACAATTCCTCTATGCTATTACCCATTAAACCTCAGGTCTCATcgatttctctgtgtttttctctgttcACACGTTTACTTCCTCTGCAGATTGTCACTTGCGTCACATGTTAGAGCCTACTTAAAATTATCCCATGATAATATCACTTCTCAGGAGCTAAGCCAAGGGCCCCCTTCAGATTACTTTAGTTCTCTATCGCCGTAGTCACCATGTCTCATACATCAGAATCCTGATGGAGGCTATATCCAGGCACCTTAGTAGCCATGAGTAAAAAATTCTGTATCCTATAAGGAGTAACTACAAGATACATAGCATAAGGTGTGAGGACGCACCACCAGATTTTGTGCCCAGGCTTAGGATATTGGGATTGATGTCTGTTCCCTGCACGGATTGATCTAAAACCTTTCTTATCATAATGCGAGCATCTCAACAACAAAATGATGAAGCCGGAAAGAAGTACCACTCACCGTGCCTCTGTGGGATAGCTCTGGTGCTTAATAAACCCTGATAGAGTGTTATACGGTATCATTTTCTGTCCTCTTCAACCTCGATGAATTTTCTTGATGCACGCTTTAGATCACATGATTTGAGTTTAAATAGAAGCTTCCCTGAACCCTATCATCCTGACATGTGGCCATTCTGGCCTTATCTCATTCTCATTGTCTTCAACTTCCCTTTCTCAACCTGACCTCCCGGGTTAAGTAATAAGGATGGTCATTTTCTTCGTAAAATTTAGAAGCAGAACTTAAAATGTGACAGAGCATGCCTGCCTCGTTGAGATTTTATTTGGGGAATAATCTTGGCAGTGATTTAAATGGATGCTTTTTGTTGTCTAGATCACTGTTCTTAGTTACAGGCAATaaaatccttcctccctgatTTGGTGAGGAATTGCAACCACTCTTTGGATAGCATATAATGTTTCAGGGAGTGCTGGGAGAGCAGACGAGACAGAAGCAAGGTGTCCAAAAGGAATAATTAACCACACCTCAGGTTGCTATAGCAGCTATGCCTGCCATCCCACATCCACGATGTTATGGACCAGAAGGCACAGTTCACAAGGCAGCTGTTCAGAAGCCTCCAATTCTTCTCTCTTGAGATTAGATGCGGCTTATATTGCCTCCATGCTATATTCTTCTCTTCCCGAGTCTGCAGCTCTGATGGGTACCTTTATTTGGCTTAAGCTGGGTCATGCAAACCCTCTGCTGCTTCATGCTGTTCTATGGTTTAGGCAGTCTCCTAATTAGCTTTCTAGAATCCACTAAAGGATCACATGGAATGGAACAAAGGGGCTTTAGACTGAGATAAAGATAAATCTCTTCCCAGTTTTCTTATTCAAATACATGCGGTCTATAATTCAAATGCCCATGTACTTCACGCATCTCACATCATTATTGTTCAATAATAACaggtgtgtaacacacacacatacctgaagGGGCTATGAAAAGTTCTCAAACAATTTATAAGTCttggaaaatataaagaagaCAGTGATAATTGCACATGACTACCCTAGAAATTATTATAATGAAGGTCCTAAAGTCTACTGATTTCAAGGCTGTGACTCAAGTATGTATTATGATGGTAGGCTTGATGCTCCGGGCCATCCTACCACCCTGCCATTGTTTAAACTTAATggtgagaaagaagaaatcatcACTTGTAGTAAATGGACTTGGTCCCCTGCCACAAACTGCTTTACCAATTCAGAATATTTATTTCCAAACACTTGTTggtaatagtgataaaagctcATGGGTGGCCTTTTCCTGGAGAGATTTGGCAATGAAGAGCTTCAACTGGAAGATTATTCTCATTCCACAGTGCTGCTATCTACAAACAATGGTGATAATACAAAAGCACTTACAAGCCCAGCTCCAAGCTAACACTATGGTACAATCCCTACTCAGAGCAGAAACCTATTCTCCAGTTCTGTTCAGTTCCTGTTCTCCTGTTGAGACCATGTTTGTCTCCTTGCTCTACCCAGTATCCTCCATCCATTTTCTCCAGACAATATTCTTTTGACAGAATTCCTTTGAAAAATCTGCTCAAAAATCTcttgttttaagaaaatagaaacaaaaagacattaGCCCATCTTAGTTACACTGTAATAGAAAGCAAATGGAAAAGCATAGAGAAAAGGATGTTTAAATATTCCTTTTCTAAGAAGGGACACTTAACTCCCCACTCTTCTGCTGAGGACTGATTTAATGACTATTCTAAAGCAGTGATTTTTTCAACCTGTAGGTTGCAACCCCTGAGGTCATGTATATCCGATaattacattgcaattcataaagTAGAAaagttacagttaggaagtagcaacaaaaaaaattttatggttggggtcaccacaacatgag
Proteins encoded in this window:
- the Tas2r16 gene encoding taste receptor type 2 member 16, whose amino-acid sequence is MVPTQVTIFSIIMYVLESLVIIVQSCTTVAVLFREWMHFQRLSPVEIILISLGISHFCLQWTSMLYNFGTYSRPVLLFWKVSVVWEFMNILTFWLTSLLAVLYCVKVSSFTHPVFLWLRLKILKLVLWLILGALIASCLSIIPSVVKYHIQMELVTLDHLPKNSSLILRLQMFEWYFSNPFKMIGFAVPFLVFLISIILLTVSLVQHWGQMKHYSSSSSSLKAQCTVLKSLATFFFFFTSYFLTIVVSFIGTVFDKKSWFWVCEAVIYGLVCIHFTSLMMSNPTLKKALRLQFGSPESS